A region from the Serinibacter arcticus genome encodes:
- a CDS encoding beta strand repeat-containing protein: MESLSPTSGPVAGGTTVTVTGTDLVAGSVVTVDGIAVPAADVTVVSDTELTYVSPAHPAGAVDVTVTTPGGTSGPLTFTYLDFPTVTDLIPTSGPVAGGTGVTVTGTGFVPGAVVTIDGVAVAPIAVTVLSSTQLVFSTPPHAAGPVAVTVITPGGTSNPGTFTYLDIPTATSLDPTAGPVAGGTPVTVTGTNLAPGSVVSVDGVDVETEVGEDGTTVSFVTPEHAAGPVDVVVTTPGGVTAPLTFTYVDVPTAISLDPTAGPVAGGTEVTLTGTNLVPGSVVSVDGVDVPTVVGEDGTTVSFVTPEHEAGPVDVVVTTPGGVTEPLTFTYVDVPTATSLDPTAGPVAGGTPVTVTGTNFVPGSVVSIDGVDVETEVGEDGTTVSFVTPEHAAGPVEVVVTTPGGVTAPLTFTYVDVPTAISLDPTAGPIAGGTPVTVTGTNFVPGSVVSIDGVDVETTVGEDGTTVSFVTPEHDAGPVDVVVTTPGGVTAPLTFTYVDVPTAISLDPTAGPVAGNTEVTVTGTNFVPGSVVSIDGVDVETTVGEDGTTVSFVTPVHEAGPVDVVVTTPGGVTEPLTFTYVDVPTAISLDPTAGPVAGGTPVTVTGTNFVPGSVVSIDGESVETTVGEDGTTVSFVTPEHEAGPVDVVVTTPGGVTAPLTFTYVDVPTAISLDPTAGPVAGGTPVTVTGTNFVPGSVVSIDGVDVETEVGEDETTVSFVTPPHAAGPVEVVVTTPGGVTAPLTFTYVDVPTATSLVPDAGPVAGGNIVRINGSVLEAGTVQVGGETAVVVARAVDGTWIDFVAPAQEAGPQPVTVTTAGGVTAPLTYTYVDVPTAISLDPTAGPVAGGTEVTVTGTNFVPGSVVSIDGVPVETEVGEGGTTVSFVTPPHEAGPVDVVVTTPGGETEPLTFTYVDVPTAISLDPTAGPVAGGTEVTVTGTNFVPGSVVSIDGVPVETEVGEGGTTVSFVTPPHEAGPVDVVVTTPGGETEPLTFTYVDVPTATSLDPTAGPVAGGTPVTVTGTNFVPGSVVSIDGVGVETELGEDGTTVSFVTPPHEAGPVGVVVTTPGGVTSPLTFTYVNVPTAISLDPTAGPVAGGTPVTVTGTNLVPGSVVSIDGVDVPTVIGEDGTTASFVTPPHEAGPVDVVVTTPGGVTAPLTFTYVDVPTAISLDPTAGPVAGGTPVTVTGTNFVPGSVVSIDGVPVDTELGEGGTTVSFVTPAHAAGPVDVVVTTPGGVTAPLTFTYVDVPTAISLDPTAGPVAGGTPVTVTGTNFVPGSVVSIDGVSVETEVGEDGTTVSFVTPEHEVGPVDVVVTTPGGTTAPLTFTYVDVPTATSLDPTAGPVAGGTPVTVTGTNFVPGSVVSIDGVSVETEVGEDGTTVSFVTPPHEAGPVDVVVTTPGGVTTPLTFTYVDVPTTGSLAPEVGPVAGGTEVTVRGANFTADSVVTIDESEVTPTVVDGEGTSLTFLTPPHAAGPVPVSVTTPGGSTEPLTFTYVEGPVVPTAASLTPAFGPVVGGTEVTVAGSDFGEGSVVVIDGLEVEPTAVNEEGTSLTFLTPAHEAGHVPVTVTTASGTSAPLTYTYVNLEVVVDGPGVPGGTVPVTGECWPPGATVTVQLQTPAGVNVGAPVTVVTDEDCTFEVDLPIGGTTPAGGYQVVVTDELGNSTVVPVQVVNPALTIDRARQSRSAGESNTVRGSAWEPGVGVVLMTYSTPRSLGTVIPLADGTFAVTFDTRGYEIGTHTVQATQTRSNGQVVVRQVTFEITAATRSGGGLATTGAGVLPVAIGALVLISAGAGLMVRRRQQGGRV, encoded by the coding sequence TTGGAGAGCCTCTCCCCGACCTCTGGTCCGGTCGCGGGCGGCACGACCGTCACGGTGACCGGTACCGACCTGGTCGCCGGTTCGGTGGTCACGGTCGACGGCATCGCGGTTCCCGCCGCGGACGTCACGGTTGTCTCGGACACCGAGCTGACCTACGTCAGCCCGGCGCACCCCGCTGGGGCCGTGGACGTGACGGTGACGACGCCGGGCGGCACGTCCGGCCCGCTCACGTTCACCTACCTGGACTTCCCGACCGTGACCGACCTGATCCCGACGTCGGGTCCGGTCGCGGGCGGGACCGGGGTCACAGTGACGGGCACCGGCTTCGTGCCGGGCGCCGTCGTCACCATCGACGGCGTGGCAGTCGCTCCGATCGCCGTCACCGTCCTCTCCTCGACGCAGCTCGTGTTCAGCACACCGCCGCACGCTGCCGGTCCGGTCGCGGTCACGGTCATCACTCCGGGAGGCACGAGCAACCCGGGAACCTTCACCTATCTCGACATCCCGACGGCGACCTCGCTGGACCCGACGGCCGGTCCGGTCGCGGGTGGGACGCCGGTCACGGTGACGGGCACGAACCTCGCTCCGGGGTCGGTCGTCTCGGTCGACGGTGTCGACGTGGAGACCGAGGTCGGTGAGGACGGGACGACCGTCTCGTTCGTCACGCCGGAGCACGCGGCTGGTCCGGTCGATGTGGTGGTGACGACCCCGGGCGGTGTCACCGCGCCGCTGACGTTCACCTACGTGGACGTGCCGACGGCGATCTCGCTGGACCCGACGGCCGGTCCGGTCGCCGGGGGCACGGAGGTCACGCTGACCGGTACCAACCTGGTGCCGGGGTCGGTCGTCTCGGTCGACGGTGTGGACGTGCCGACGGTCGTCGGTGAGGACGGGACCACGGTCTCGTTCGTCACCCCGGAGCACGAGGCCGGTCCGGTGGACGTCGTGGTGACGACCCCGGGCGGGGTCACCGAGCCGCTGACGTTCACCTACGTCGACGTGCCGACGGCGACCTCGCTGGACCCGACGGCCGGTCCGGTCGCGGGTGGGACGCCGGTCACGGTGACGGGCACGAACTTCGTGCCGGGGTCGGTCGTCTCGATCGACGGCGTCGACGTGGAGACCGAGGTGGGTGAGGACGGGACGACCGTCTCGTTCGTCACGCCGGAACACGCCGCTGGTCCGGTCGAGGTTGTCGTGACGACCCCGGGCGGGGTCACGGCGCCGCTGACGTTCACCTATGTGGATGTCCCGACGGCGATCTCGCTGGACCCGACGGCCGGTCCGATCGCGGGTGGAACGCCGGTGACGGTGACGGGCACGAACTTCGTGCCGGGTTCGGTCGTCAGCATTGACGGTGTCGATGTCGAGACGACGGTGGGTGAGGACGGGACCACGGTCTCGTTCGTCACGCCGGAGCACGACGCCGGTCCCGTGGATGTCGTGGTGACGACGCCGGGAGGGGTCACCGCCCCGCTGACGTTCACCTACGTGGATGTCCCGACGGCGATCTCGCTGGACCCGACGGCCGGTCCGGTCGCCGGGAACACCGAGGTCACGGTCACGGGCACGAACTTCGTCCCGGGTTCGGTCGTGAGCATCGACGGTGTCGATGTCGAGACGACGGTGGGTGAGGACGGGACCACGGTCTCGTTCGTCACCCCTGTGCACGAGGCCGGTCCGGTGGATGTCGTGGTGACGACGCCGGGCGGGGTCACCGAGCCGCTGACGTTCACCTACGTGGACGTGCCGACGGCGATCTCGCTGGACCCGACGGCCGGTCCGGTCGCGGGTGGGACGCCGGTCACGGTCACGGGCACGAACTTCGTGCCCGGTTCGGTCGTCTCGATCGACGGTGAATCTGTGGAGACGACGGTGGGTGAGGACGGGACCACCGTCTCCTTCGTCACGCCGGAGCACGAGGCTGGTCCCGTGGATGTCGTGGTGACGACGCCGGGAGGGGTCACCGCCCCGCTGACGTTCACCTACGTGGACGTACCGACGGCGATCTCGCTGGACCCGACGGCCGGTCCGGTCGCCGGTGGCACGCCGGTCACGGTGACGGGCACGAACTTCGTGCCGGGGTCGGTCGTCTCGATCGACGGTGTCGACGTGGAGACCGAGGTCGGTGAGGACGAAACGACCGTCTCCTTCGTCACCCCGCCGCACGCCGCTGGTCCGGTCGAGGTCGTGGTGACGACCCCGGGCGGGGTCACCGCGCCGCTGACGTTCACCTACGTGGACGTCCCGACGGCAACCTCTCTCGTTCCGGACGCCGGGCCCGTGGCCGGCGGGAACATCGTGCGGATCAACGGATCCGTCCTCGAGGCTGGCACGGTGCAGGTCGGGGGCGAGACGGCGGTCGTCGTCGCACGAGCTGTCGACGGCACCTGGATCGACTTCGTCGCACCCGCCCAGGAGGCTGGACCGCAGCCGGTCACGGTCACGACCGCGGGCGGCGTCACCGCACCGCTCACCTACACCTACGTGGACGTGCCGACGGCGATCTCGCTGGACCCGACGGCCGGTCCGGTCGCCGGTGGCACCGAGGTCACGGTGACGGGCACGAACTTCGTGCCCGGCTCGGTCGTGAGCATCGACGGTGTTCCGGTCGAGACCGAGGTGGGTGAGGGCGGGACCACGGTCTCGTTCGTCACCCCGCCGCACGAGGCTGGTCCGGTGGACGTCGTGGTGACGACGCCGGGCGGCGAAACGGAGCCGCTGACGTTCACCTACGTGGACGTGCCGACGGCGATCTCGCTGGACCCGACGGCCGGTCCGGTCGCCGGTGGCACCGAGGTCACGGTGACGGGCACGAACTTCGTGCCCGGCTCGGTCGTGAGCATCGACGGTGTTCCGGTCGAGACCGAGGTGGGTGAGGGCGGGACCACGGTCTCGTTCGTCACACCGCCGCACGAGGCTGGTCCGGTGGACGTCGTGGTGACGACGCCGGGCGGCGAAACGGAGCCGCTGACGTTCACCTACGTGGACGTGCCGACGGCGACCTCGCTGGACCCGACGGCCGGTCCGGTCGCCGGTGGAACGCCGGTCACGGTCACGGGCACGAACTTCGTGCCTGGCTCGGTCGTGAGCATCGATGGTGTTGGGGTCGAGACCGAGCTGGGTGAGGACGGGACGACCGTCTCGTTCGTCACCCCGCCGCACGAGGCTGGTCCGGTGGGCGTCGTGGTGACGACGCCGGGTGGAGTCACCTCGCCGTTGACGTTCACCTATGTCAACGTCCCGACGGCGATCTCGTTGGACCCGACGGCCGGCCCTGTTGCGGGTGGGACGCCGGTGACGGTGACCGGTACCAACCTGGTGCCGGGTTCGGTCGTGAGCATCGACGGTGTGGACGTGCCGACGGTGATCGGTGAGGACGGGACCACGGCCTCGTTCGTCACACCGCCGCACGAGGCTGGTCCGGTCGACGTCGTCGTGACGACGCCGGGTGGGGTCACCGCGCCGCTGACGTTCACCTACGTGGACGTGCCGACGGCGATCTCGTTGGACCCGACGGCCGGTCCGGTCGCGGGTGGGACGCCGGTCACGGTGACGGGCACGAACTTCGTGCCTGGCTCGGTCGTCTCGATCGACGGCGTCCCGGTGGACACCGAGCTGGGTGAGGGTGGGACCACGGTCTCGTTTGTCACTCCGGCGCACGCAGCTGGTCCGGTGGACGTTGTCGTCACTACTCCGGGTGGGGTCACCGCGCCGCTGACGTTCACCTATGTCGACGTCCCGACGGCGATCTCGTTGGACCCGACGGCCGGTCCGGTCGCGGGTGGGACGCCGGTGACGGTGACGGGCACGAACTTCGTGCCCGGCTCGGTCGTGAGCATCGACGGTGTTTCGGTCGAGACCGAGGTGGGTGAGGACGGGACCACGGTCTCGTTCGTCACCCCTGAGCACGAGGTTGGTCCGGTGGACGTCGTCGTGACGACCCCGGGTGGGACGACGGCACCGCTGACGTTCACCTACGTCGACGTCCCGACGGCGACCTCGCTGGACCCGACGGCCGGTCCGGTCGCGGGTGGGACGCCGGTGACGGTGACGGGCACGAACTTCGTGCCCGGCTCGGTCGTGAGCATCGACGGTGTTTCGGTCGAGACCGAGGTGGGTGAGGACGGGACCACGGTCTCGTTCGTCACCCCGCCGCACGAGGCTGGTCCGGTGGACGTCGTCGTGACGACGCCGGGTGGGGTCACTACGCCGTTGACGTTCACCTACGTCGACGTCCCGACGACCGGAAGCCTCGCGCCCGAGGTCGGTCCGGTCGCCGGTGGCACCGAGGTCACGGTGAGGGGTGCGAACTTCACGGCTGATTCGGTCGTGACGATCGACGAGTCCGAGGTCACGCCGACCGTGGTCGACGGGGAGGGCACGTCGCTGACGTTCCTGACTCCGCCTCATGCGGCCGGTCCGGTGCCGGTCTCGGTCACGACCCCGGGTGGTTCGACCGAGCCGCTCACCTTCACCTACGTAGAGGGCCCGGTCGTTCCCACGGCCGCCTCGCTGACCCCGGCGTTCGGTCCGGTCGTCGGCGGTACGGAGGTGACCGTCGCGGGTTCGGACTTCGGCGAGGGTTCGGTCGTCGTCATCGACGGTCTCGAGGTCGAGCCGACGGCGGTGAACGAGGAGGGCACGTCTCTCACGTTCCTCACCCCGGCTCACGAGGCCGGGCACGTTCCGGTCACCGTGACCACGGCGAGCGGCACGTCAGCTCCGCTGACCTACACCTACGTGAACCTCGAGGTCGTCGTCGACGGTCCCGGTGTTCCCGGCGGAACGGTCCCGGTCACGGGCGAGTGCTGGCCCCCCGGAGCGACGGTGACGGTCCAGCTGCAGACCCCGGCCGGCGTGAACGTCGGTGCACCCGTCACGGTCGTGACGGATGAGGACTGCACCTTCGAGGTGGACCTTCCCATCGGCGGGACCACCCCCGCCGGCGGATACCAGGTCGTCGTGACCGACGAGCTGGGCAACAGCACCGTCGTCCCCGTCCAGGTGGTGAACCCGGCACTGACGATCGACCGGGCTCGCCAGTCGAGGAGTGCGGGCGAGTCCAACACCGTTCGAGGGAGCGCGTGGGAGCCGGGCGTCGGCGTCGTGCTGATGACCTACTCGACCCCGCGGTCGCTCGGCACCGTGATCCCGCTCGCGGACGGGACCTTCGCGGTCACGTTCGACACGAGGGGCTACGAGATCGGGACCCACACGGTCCAGGCCACGCAGACCCGGAGCAACGGGCAGGTCGTCGTCAGGCAGGTCACGTTCGAGATCACCGCGGCGACGCGGAGCGGTGGAGGCCTCGCCACCACGGGCGCCGGAGTCCTGCCGGTCGCCATCGGTGCGCTGGTCCTGATCTCCGCAGGTGCCGGTCTGATGGTCCGACGCCGCCAGCAGGGAGGCCGCGTCTGA
- a CDS encoding GNAT family N-acetyltransferase — translation MSTDVTHRSERSRYEIRVDDAFAGIAAYEVSGGVTIFTHTVIQDDFEGRGLAGVLVDGAIADVAQRGGAFAATCPYVVHWLTKNHQHDAALTEVPEGFQA, via the coding sequence ATGAGCACCGACGTCACCCACCGCTCCGAGCGCAGCCGCTACGAGATCCGTGTCGACGACGCCTTCGCCGGCATCGCCGCCTACGAGGTCTCGGGCGGCGTCACGATCTTCACCCACACGGTCATCCAGGACGACTTCGAGGGCCGCGGCCTGGCCGGTGTCCTGGTGGACGGGGCGATCGCCGACGTCGCCCAGCGCGGCGGCGCGTTCGCCGCGACCTGCCCGTACGTCGTGCACTGGCTCACCAAGAACCACCAGCACGACGCCGCCCTCACCGAGGTGCCCGAGGGCTTCCAGGCCTGA
- a CDS encoding GNAT family N-acetyltransferase, which translates to MPAAVPIALEPLVLPDEADAVVAFLRAHTWPFHVGSALTEAQARRRASEVYVDDDHEPLWITHPEHGRIGLAVLEDLTDDAPLFDLRLAADHRGHGYGRAALAALATWTFTRYPAVHRLEGATRSDNAGMRRAFDAAGFVHEATYRQAWPTADGELLDSVAYALLRPDWESGRTTAPLAPTGTPHHVELWVPDLARARTAWGTLLGALGYRPFQEWPDGVSWRLGPTYIVLEQSPAMLAGGHDRHRPGLNHLALHVATRGELDAVVRLATAAGWSHLHPDRHPDGGGAAYEGGVYAAYLLDADGFEVELVAR; encoded by the coding sequence GTGCCCGCCGCCGTCCCGATCGCCCTCGAGCCCCTCGTCCTCCCCGACGAGGCGGACGCCGTCGTCGCGTTCCTGCGGGCCCACACGTGGCCCTTCCACGTCGGCTCGGCGCTGACCGAGGCGCAGGCCCGCCGTCGGGCGTCCGAGGTCTACGTCGACGACGACCACGAGCCCCTGTGGATCACCCACCCCGAGCACGGCCGGATCGGCCTGGCGGTGCTCGAGGACCTCACCGACGACGCACCCCTGTTCGACCTCCGGCTCGCCGCCGACCACCGCGGCCACGGGTACGGCCGTGCCGCGCTGGCCGCCCTGGCCACCTGGACGTTCACGCGATACCCGGCCGTGCACCGCCTCGAGGGCGCCACGCGTTCCGACAACGCGGGGATGCGCCGCGCGTTCGACGCCGCCGGCTTCGTCCACGAGGCCACCTACCGCCAGGCGTGGCCGACGGCGGACGGCGAACTGCTCGACTCCGTTGCCTACGCGCTGCTCCGTCCGGACTGGGAGTCCGGGAGAACGACGGCGCCGCTCGCCCCGACCGGGACGCCGCACCACGTCGAGCTGTGGGTGCCGGACCTCGCGCGGGCACGCACGGCGTGGGGCACCCTGCTCGGGGCGCTGGGCTACCGGCCCTTCCAGGAGTGGCCCGACGGCGTCTCGTGGCGGCTGGGGCCGACGTACATCGTGCTCGAGCAGTCGCCGGCGATGCTCGCGGGCGGGCACGACCGGCACCGTCCCGGTCTCAACCACCTCGCCCTGCACGTGGCCACGCGGGGCGAGCTCGACGCCGTCGTGCGCCTCGCGACGGCCGCCGGTTGGAGCCACCTCCACCCCGACCGTCATCCCGACGGCGGGGGCGCCGCCTACGAGGGCGGCGTGTACGCCGCCTACCTCCTGGACGCCGACGGCTTCGAGGTCGAGCTCGTGGCGCGCTAG
- the mgtE gene encoding magnesium transporter, giving the protein MSPSTIGSQTLDLHQAIAIGNPKAIDLWLDVVDDPRLRSDQLTDLTPAEVVRLGELMPVAVAADVMDTLDLHVVVDALRVIPTPRAAAVLDALESDRAAEILRELTPAEREPLVAAIPAEHAAVLRGLLTWPDESAAAHMVPEVLTVGGTVTAAEAIRQVREHSAKMRQDAHIGAYVFSVDDERRLHGVVSFRELVLADADTPVAHLVESDVITVGPLTDQEEAARVVVAHRLLAIPVVDDDGRLLGVLTSDDANDIAQEEATEDAELQGGSQPLEIPYLRASPFLLWRKRIIWLLVLFVAAAYTGTVMQAFEDELEAVVVLAFFIPLLIGTGGNTGTQITTTLIRAMSTDNVRLRDVGRVLRKEMATGALVAAAMAAAGLLRAWTLGVGGPVMVTVSVALVAIVLWSSLIASVIPLLLKKLRVDPAVVSGPMISTIVDGTGLIIYFTTAKLLLPELAGL; this is encoded by the coding sequence ATGAGCCCATCGACCATCGGCAGCCAGACGCTCGACCTGCACCAGGCGATCGCCATCGGCAACCCCAAGGCGATCGATCTGTGGCTCGACGTCGTCGACGACCCGCGCCTGCGCTCGGACCAGCTCACCGATCTCACCCCCGCCGAGGTGGTCCGCCTCGGCGAGCTGATGCCGGTGGCCGTCGCGGCCGACGTGATGGACACGCTCGACCTCCACGTCGTCGTCGACGCCCTCCGCGTCATTCCCACCCCGCGCGCCGCCGCCGTCCTGGATGCGCTGGAGTCCGACCGCGCCGCGGAGATCCTCCGCGAGCTCACCCCGGCCGAGCGCGAGCCGCTCGTCGCCGCGATCCCGGCCGAGCACGCGGCCGTCCTTCGGGGGCTCCTGACCTGGCCCGACGAGTCCGCCGCCGCACACATGGTCCCCGAGGTCCTCACGGTCGGCGGGACCGTCACGGCCGCCGAGGCGATCCGCCAGGTTCGCGAGCACAGCGCCAAGATGCGCCAGGACGCCCACATCGGCGCGTACGTCTTCTCGGTCGACGACGAGCGCCGGCTGCACGGCGTCGTCTCCTTCCGCGAGCTCGTGCTGGCCGATGCCGACACCCCCGTCGCCCACCTCGTCGAGTCCGACGTCATCACCGTCGGACCGCTCACCGACCAGGAGGAGGCGGCGCGCGTCGTCGTCGCCCACCGGCTCCTGGCCATCCCCGTGGTCGACGACGACGGGCGCCTCCTCGGCGTCCTCACCTCCGACGACGCGAACGACATCGCCCAGGAGGAGGCCACGGAGGACGCCGAGCTCCAGGGCGGCTCGCAGCCGCTCGAGATCCCCTACCTCCGCGCCTCCCCCTTCCTGCTCTGGCGCAAGCGCATCATCTGGCTCCTCGTGCTGTTCGTCGCGGCCGCCTACACCGGCACCGTCATGCAGGCGTTCGAGGACGAGCTCGAGGCCGTCGTCGTGCTGGCGTTCTTCATCCCGCTGCTCATCGGCACCGGCGGCAACACGGGCACCCAGATCACGACCACCCTGATCCGGGCGATGTCGACCGACAACGTCCGGCTGCGCGACGTCGGCCGCGTGCTCCGCAAGGAGATGGCGACGGGCGCGCTCGTGGCGGCGGCGATGGCGGCCGCCGGGCTGCTGCGGGCCTGGACCCTCGGCGTCGGGGGTCCGGTGATGGTCACGGTCTCGGTCGCGCTGGTCGCGATCGTGCTGTGGTCCAGCCTCATCGCCTCGGTGATCCCGCTGCTGCTGAAGAAGCTGCGGGTCGACCCCGCCGTCGTGTCCGGCCCGATGATCTCCACGATCGTGGACGGCACGGGCCTGATCATCTACTTCACGACGGCGAAGCTCCTCCTGCCCGAGCTCGCCGGCCTGTAG
- a CDS encoding anti-sigma factor — protein MTILTNGPGPEPEDPHELLAAWALDAVDDRERALVERAIETDPELAAEARGLLETTALLAGSVAAAPPPALRGDVLALIASEAEASEPPLASPTETRATARHAAATTAASTEPVIFPVTAAAPTPRRYGAARWQRFALAAVVAGAIAVPSTLAVQNDQRASQAEQQVSALETALREPGATLVQGEVAGGGRAAAVLTGGEAVFTASDLPDPGDDRDYQLWRADGDVMVSAGVLTVHDGRVTTTVSADIPVEVLAVSIEPDGGSTAPTTDPVLVLAAS, from the coding sequence ATGACCATCCTCACAAACGGACCGGGCCCGGAGCCCGAGGACCCGCACGAGCTGCTCGCCGCCTGGGCGCTCGACGCCGTCGACGACCGCGAGCGTGCCCTCGTCGAGAGGGCCATCGAGACCGACCCGGAGCTCGCCGCGGAGGCCCGTGGCCTCCTGGAGACGACCGCCCTGCTGGCCGGCTCCGTCGCCGCCGCTCCCCCGCCCGCGCTCCGCGGCGACGTGCTCGCGCTGATCGCCAGCGAGGCGGAGGCCTCGGAGCCTCCCCTGGCCTCCCCCACGGAGACGCGCGCGACGGCCAGGCACGCCGCCGCGACGACGGCGGCATCGACCGAGCCGGTCATCTTCCCGGTGACGGCCGCGGCCCCGACGCCTCGCCGCTACGGTGCCGCCCGCTGGCAGCGGTTCGCGCTGGCCGCCGTCGTGGCCGGAGCGATCGCCGTCCCCTCGACGCTCGCGGTCCAGAACGACCAGCGGGCCTCGCAGGCCGAGCAGCAGGTGTCGGCGCTCGAGACCGCGCTCCGCGAGCCCGGCGCCACGCTCGTCCAGGGCGAGGTCGCCGGCGGTGGCCGTGCCGCCGCCGTCCTCACGGGCGGCGAGGCGGTCTTCACGGCGAGCGACCTGCCCGATCCCGGCGACGATCGCGACTACCAGCTGTGGCGGGCCGACGGCGATGTGATGGTCTCCGCCGGTGTCCTCACCGTCCACGACGGTCGCGTCACGACAACCGTCTCGGCCGACATCCCGGTCGAGGTGCTCGCGGTGAGCATCGAGCCCGACGGCGGCTCGACCGCACCGACCACGGACCCGGTTCTCGTCCTCGCGGCGAGCTGA
- the sigK gene encoding ECF RNA polymerase sigma factor SigK, which translates to MSTPAPVHDDVERLASLLRASADGDQSAFAQVYDAIGPLVYGTCLRVLRDPDLASEAMQDVMLEAWRTAASFDADRGSAKAWLATMAHRRAVDRVRSVQAQRTRDEQDAVRSYVREVDEVSDEVLRRADAERVAHCLGGLTDTQRESVTLAYWDGLSYREVAERLGAALPTIKSRIRDGLTRLRLCLGAR; encoded by the coding sequence ATGAGTACCCCTGCACCGGTCCACGACGACGTCGAACGACTCGCGTCGCTCCTTCGCGCGAGCGCCGACGGCGACCAGTCGGCCTTCGCCCAGGTCTACGACGCGATCGGTCCGCTGGTCTACGGGACGTGTCTGCGGGTCCTTCGTGACCCGGATCTCGCGTCCGAGGCGATGCAGGACGTCATGCTCGAAGCCTGGCGCACCGCCGCCTCCTTCGACGCAGACCGCGGCAGCGCCAAGGCTTGGCTGGCCACGATGGCCCACCGCCGTGCGGTGGACCGCGTGAGGTCGGTGCAGGCACAACGAACACGGGACGAGCAGGATGCCGTCCGCAGCTATGTACGGGAGGTGGACGAGGTGAGTGACGAGGTTCTCCGCCGTGCGGACGCCGAGCGTGTCGCCCACTGCCTGGGCGGTCTGACCGACACCCAGCGCGAGTCCGTGACCCTGGCGTACTGGGACGGACTCTCCTACCGCGAGGTCGCCGAGCGTCTCGGTGCCGCCCTTCCCACGATCAAGAGTCGTATCCGCGACGGCCTCACCCGCCTTCGCCTGTGCTTGGGGGCACGATGA
- a CDS encoding ice-binding family protein has translation MRSTPVRTTRPPMRSLLLRTTGAAAALVLTSIGVPLGASPAQAIGTSVGLGTADPYSVLAGSTITNTGPSLLVGGAGVSPGSSVTGFPPGIVVGAVHVADAVALQAQLDLVTAYDNAAGQASDADISADIGGQTLAPGVYTAASSTAITGTLTLDAGGDPDAVFIFQIGSALTTGSSSTVALIDGAQACNVFWQIGSSATLGSATTFVGTMMALTSISTTTGTTIQGRALARNGAVTLDATTFTDASCDDEEPTDPPTDGPTDGPTDGPTPPPSEEPAPPPTDGTSPPPSGPPSDESSPPTTSPPSGPPSDTTSPPATPSPSSSVSQSPTGPRRDVAAAGARQGTLADTGAGNTLLAMGAGAAALVVVGTFTVLWRRRVDGLNS, from the coding sequence ATGCGAAGCACGCCTGTCCGCACCACCCGGCCGCCCATGCGGTCCCTTCTTCTTCGAACGACAGGCGCTGCTGCTGCGCTCGTCCTCACCTCCATCGGCGTCCCTCTCGGCGCGAGCCCGGCCCAGGCCATCGGCACGAGCGTCGGTCTCGGTACGGCCGATCCTTACTCCGTCCTGGCCGGCTCGACCATCACCAACACCGGTCCGAGCCTGCTGGTCGGCGGCGCCGGAGTGAGTCCCGGGTCCAGCGTCACCGGCTTCCCGCCGGGGATCGTGGTAGGTGCCGTCCACGTGGCCGACGCCGTGGCCCTGCAGGCCCAGCTCGATCTCGTGACGGCGTACGACAACGCTGCCGGGCAGGCCTCGGACGCCGACATCTCGGCCGACATCGGTGGGCAGACCCTGGCCCCCGGCGTCTACACGGCTGCGAGCTCGACGGCGATCACCGGCACGCTCACCCTGGATGCCGGCGGCGACCCCGACGCGGTCTTCATCTTCCAGATCGGCTCGGCCCTCACGACCGGCTCCAGCAGCACGGTGGCGCTGATCGACGGCGCGCAGGCGTGCAACGTGTTCTGGCAGATCGGCAGCTCGGCGACTCTCGGGTCGGCCACGACATTCGTCGGCACGATGATGGCGCTGACCTCGATCTCCACGACCACCGGCACCACGATCCAGGGTCGAGCCCTCGCGAGGAACGGGGCGGTCACGCTCGACGCGACGACGTTCACCGATGCGTCGTGCGACGACGAGGAGCCGACGGACCCGCCGACCGACGGACCGACGGACGGTCCCACCGACGGGCCGACCCCGCCGCCCAGCGAGGAGCCCGCACCGCCCCCGACGGACGGCACGTCTCCGCCGCCGTCCGGGCCGCCGTCCGACGAAAGCTCGCCCCCGACGACCTCACCGCCGTCAGGCCCCCCGTCCGACACCACGTCCCCTCCCGCGACCCCATCGCCGTCGAGCTCCGTCTCGCAATCGCCGACGGGTCCGCGCAGGGACGTCGCCGCGGCAGGCGCGCGGCAGGGAACGCTTGCTGACACCGGCGCCGGGAACACGCTCCTCGCCATGGGTGCCGGCGCTGCCGCTCTCGTCGTGGTCGGGACGTTCACAGTCCTGTGGCGACGCCGCGTGGACGGCCTGAACTCCTAG